The following coding sequences lie in one Mucilaginibacter sp. KACC 22773 genomic window:
- a CDS encoding Tex family protein has translation MISHSKKIASELSISEKQVSATMALLDEGATVPFISRYRKEVTGTLDEVQVAEIRDRAQQLRDLDKRREAILKSLTDMGKLTPELEKQINEAETMVSLEDIYLPYRPKRKTRATAAREKGLQPLADLLLEQRKADVQTEAAIFIDAERGVSSIEEALAGARDIIAETISENAEVRTRIRELFIEKGTFQSKVIDGKELEGIKYKDYFDWTEPVKSAPSHRILAMRRGEKEEILWLDIKPAEEEAIAALEDSFVKANNPSADQVRQAIADGYKRLLKPSMETEVRLFTKKKADEEAIRVFAENARQLLLSAPLGQKRVMAIDPGFRTGCKLVCLDEQGKLLENTAIYPHTGAGQAREAEKTIQHLFDRYKIEAIAIGNGTAGRETELFVRNLNLPGVAIVMVNESGASIYSASDVAREEFPDKDITVRGAVSIGRRLMDPLAELVKIDPKSIGVGQYQHDVDQNKLQTSLDDTVMSCVNAVGVELNTASKQILAYVSGLGPQLAQNIVDYRDQHGAFKRRDQLKKVPRLGEKAFEQAAGFLRIHHAENPLDSSAVHPERYSLLEQIAKDMKCTVKDLMGDAAIRRSIPLQKYTSETVGLPTLNDIMAELAKPGRDPREQFEAFSFTDGVNAIGDLKVGMKLPGIVTNITNFGAFVDIGVHQDGLVHLSQITNRFIKDPNEVLKVHQKVEVTVTEVDVNRKRIALSMKENDKSEPTARRNDDRRPAGGNNKPNFNRKPQEAPETDIAIKLAALKNKFM, from the coding sequence ATGATATCGCATTCTAAAAAAATAGCTTCAGAGCTTTCCATATCCGAAAAACAGGTAAGTGCAACAATGGCATTACTTGATGAAGGAGCAACAGTACCATTTATTTCCCGTTACCGTAAAGAGGTTACCGGCACGCTGGATGAAGTTCAGGTGGCCGAGATACGCGACCGCGCCCAACAACTGCGCGACCTGGATAAACGCCGGGAAGCTATCCTGAAATCGCTTACCGATATGGGCAAACTAACGCCCGAACTGGAAAAACAAATAAACGAAGCCGAAACCATGGTTTCGCTGGAGGATATCTACCTGCCCTACCGCCCCAAACGCAAAACCCGCGCTACCGCGGCCCGCGAGAAAGGTTTACAACCCCTGGCCGATTTGCTGCTGGAACAACGCAAAGCCGATGTGCAAACAGAGGCCGCTATTTTTATTGATGCCGAAAGAGGCGTTAGCAGCATTGAGGAAGCATTGGCGGGCGCAAGGGACATTATTGCCGAAACCATTAGCGAAAATGCTGAAGTACGTACCCGCATCCGCGAGCTTTTTATAGAGAAAGGCACTTTTCAATCAAAAGTGATTGATGGTAAAGAGTTGGAAGGCATTAAGTATAAAGATTATTTTGACTGGACTGAACCGGTAAAGTCGGCCCCATCGCATCGCATATTGGCCATGCGCCGCGGCGAAAAAGAGGAAATTCTTTGGCTGGATATAAAACCGGCCGAAGAAGAAGCTATTGCTGCGCTGGAAGACAGCTTTGTGAAGGCTAACAATCCGTCTGCCGACCAGGTGAGACAAGCCATTGCCGATGGCTACAAACGCCTGCTGAAGCCATCAATGGAAACAGAGGTACGCCTGTTTACCAAAAAGAAAGCCGATGAAGAAGCTATCCGCGTATTTGCCGAAAATGCCCGTCAGTTGCTTTTAAGCGCTCCGCTTGGCCAAAAGCGGGTTATGGCTATCGACCCTGGTTTCCGCACCGGCTGTAAGCTGGTTTGTTTGGATGAACAGGGTAAATTATTGGAGAATACCGCCATTTACCCACACACCGGGGCCGGACAGGCGCGCGAGGCAGAGAAGACCATTCAGCATTTATTTGATAGGTATAAGATTGAAGCCATTGCCATAGGCAACGGTACTGCCGGTCGTGAAACCGAATTATTTGTTCGTAACCTTAACCTGCCCGGCGTTGCTATTGTAATGGTGAACGAAAGTGGTGCTTCTATCTACTCCGCATCCGATGTAGCCAGGGAAGAGTTTCCGGATAAAGATATTACCGTAAGGGGCGCCGTATCTATAGGCCGCCGTTTGATGGATCCGTTGGCCGAGTTGGTAAAAATCGACCCAAAATCAATTGGTGTAGGCCAATACCAGCACGATGTGGACCAGAACAAGCTGCAAACCTCGCTGGATGATACCGTAATGAGTTGCGTAAATGCGGTTGGCGTAGAGCTGAACACGGCATCAAAACAAATTTTAGCCTACGTGTCGGGCCTGGGTCCGCAGCTGGCGCAAAACATTGTGGATTACCGCGATCAGCACGGGGCTTTTAAACGCCGCGATCAGCTTAAAAAAGTGCCCCGCCTGGGCGAAAAAGCATTTGAACAAGCGGCAGGTTTCCTGCGCATCCACCATGCCGAAAACCCGCTGGATTCGAGCGCGGTACACCCCGAGCGATATAGCTTGCTGGAGCAAATTGCTAAGGACATGAAGTGCACCGTGAAAGATTTGATGGGCGATGCCGCCATCCGCAGAAGTATTCCGCTGCAAAAGTACACGTCGGAAACGGTAGGCCTACCCACGCTGAACGATATCATGGCCGAACTGGCCAAACCAGGCCGCGACCCGCGTGAACAGTTTGAAGCCTTTAGCTTTACCGATGGTGTAAATGCAATTGGCGACCTTAAAGTGGGCATGAAGCTGCCCGGCATTGTCACTAACATAACCAACTTTGGCGCCTTTGTTGATATCGGCGTGCACCAGGATGGGTTGGTACACCTGAGCCAGATTACTAACCGATTTATTAAAGATCCTAACGAAGTATTGAAAGTTCACCAGAAAGTAGAGGTAACCGTAACCGAGGTTGATGTTAACCGCAAGCGGATTGCCTTATCGATGAAAGAAAACGATAAAAGCGAGCCAACCGCAAGACGGAATGATGACAGAAGGCCTGCCGGCGGAAACAACAAACCCAATTTCAACAGGAAACCACAGGAAGCGCCCGAGACAGACATCGCCATAAAACTGGCGGCATTAAAAAATAAATTTATGTAA
- a CDS encoding PAS domain S-box protein, with amino-acid sequence MPINITAPTTDCIIIFDTDEERYLFISPAIINILGITASQLLGNNRVWPDMISETQREDMETAVASLGINEYVELNYLINTPQNTTRAIIDKKSLVVDEATNHKFLVSTISVKTQLTTSDATEDSLFSDLFYKNSNPVWIVDIQTLRFVKVNHAATVHYGYTEDEFLLLTLSDIRPADEIGSLKTYLSNNENFEISAGDFNPAGIWKHSNKQGEIIYADVNWFGIKYNGRNCILSIATDVTAKLQYQDEARRREQFLSSLIDSQTNFLIRIDIKGRFSFVNKQFLKTFGYKANELIGQHFAITTIPQELHLCEEAFVTCVSNPGKIVKLLHKKPDVWGGVHDTDWEFISITDDSGQVCEVQGIGQDITSKLKIEQEIKEAAEKLDAFIESITDSFFIIDNEWRFVKVNSAFEKMTNTPREEMLGNVIWDVYPEIMDSGFGKAYYEMIEKRESVKFTEYFEPIDRWLSTSAYPSAEGITIYIKDISDERRAQEEAHWTKTSLEALINNTHDHIWSVDREMRYVYMNDAYIRETTHLTGVEPMAGEHSYLNKGYSEEIHKKWIDYYSRALLGEQYTITNESIDRETTTPLYFEVSFNPIYTQQGDIIGVGCFARDITRRLKIEQELIDQNERLRNIASLSSHEIRRPVASMMGLISIMDKENFFNPENEQIIQHLFTVSAEIDDVIRLIVDNTFTSHR; translated from the coding sequence ATGCCAATTAACATCACCGCTCCCACAACCGATTGTATAATTATTTTTGATACCGATGAAGAGAGATACCTTTTCATTAGCCCCGCTATAATTAATATTTTAGGAATTACCGCTTCCCAACTGCTTGGCAACAACAGGGTATGGCCGGACATGATAAGCGAAACGCAGCGAGAAGACATGGAAACTGCGGTTGCCAGCCTGGGTATAAATGAATATGTTGAACTAAATTACCTTATAAACACACCGCAAAACACAACCAGGGCCATTATTGATAAAAAGAGCCTGGTAGTTGACGAGGCTACCAATCATAAATTTTTAGTAAGCACAATTAGCGTAAAAACGCAGCTTACCACCAGCGATGCCACAGAAGATAGCCTTTTTAGCGATTTGTTTTACAAAAACTCCAACCCGGTGTGGATTGTTGATATACAAACACTACGCTTTGTAAAAGTTAACCATGCTGCTACGGTGCATTACGGCTACACCGAAGATGAGTTTTTATTATTGACACTAAGTGATATCCGCCCGGCGGACGAAATCGGGAGCTTAAAAACATATTTAAGTAACAATGAGAATTTTGAGATAAGCGCCGGGGATTTCAACCCCGCAGGTATATGGAAGCATTCAAATAAACAAGGCGAAATTATTTATGCCGACGTTAACTGGTTTGGTATAAAATATAATGGGCGCAATTGTATTTTATCAATTGCTACCGATGTTACCGCCAAGCTGCAATACCAGGATGAAGCCAGGCGCCGCGAGCAGTTTTTAAGCTCGCTAATTGATTCGCAAACTAATTTTTTGATACGGATAGATATTAAAGGGCGTTTTAGTTTTGTTAACAAACAGTTTTTAAAAACCTTTGGCTACAAAGCAAACGAACTGATAGGGCAGCATTTTGCAATTACCACTATACCCCAGGAACTGCACTTGTGCGAAGAGGCCTTTGTTACCTGTGTGAGCAACCCCGGCAAAATTGTAAAATTACTGCACAAAAAACCTGATGTATGGGGCGGTGTTCATGATACCGATTGGGAGTTTATATCTATTACTGACGATAGCGGCCAGGTGTGCGAAGTGCAGGGAATAGGCCAGGATATTACCTCCAAACTTAAAATTGAACAGGAAATAAAGGAAGCCGCTGAAAAGCTGGATGCTTTTATTGAAAGTATAACCGATTCTTTTTTTATTATTGATAATGAATGGCGGTTTGTTAAGGTAAACTCGGCATTTGAAAAAATGACCAATACCCCGCGGGAGGAAATGTTGGGCAATGTAATTTGGGATGTATATCCCGAAATTATGGATTCGGGCTTTGGTAAGGCATATTATGAGATGATTGAAAAGCGCGAGAGCGTAAAGTTTACCGAATATTTTGAACCGATTGACAGATGGCTAAGCACATCGGCCTACCCATCTGCTGAAGGCATTACCATATACATTAAAGATATTAGTGATGAGCGCCGGGCCCAGGAAGAAGCTCATTGGACAAAAACAAGCCTGGAGGCCCTGATAAACAACACGCATGACCACATTTGGTCGGTTGATAGGGAGATGCGCTATGTATATATGAATGATGCCTACATCAGGGAGACAACACATTTAACCGGCGTTGAACCTATGGCAGGGGAGCATTCATACCTCAATAAAGGATATAGCGAAGAGATACACAAGAAGTGGATTGATTATTACTCGCGGGCCTTACTTGGCGAACAATACACCATCACTAATGAAAGCATAGACCGGGAAACTACAACGCCGCTATATTTTGAGGTAAGCTTTAACCCCATTTATACGCAGCAGGGCGATATCATTGGCGTTGGTTGTTTTGCCCGCGATATTACCCGGCGCCTTAAAATTGAACAGGAACTGATTGATCAAAACGAACGCTTACGGAATATCGCCTCGCTCAGCTCGCATGAAATAAGGCGGCCCGTGGCCAGCATGATGGGCCTGATCAGCATTATGGATAAAGAAAACTTTTTTAACCCCGAAAACGAACAGATTATCCAGCACCTGTTCACTGTTAGTGCCGAAATTGATGACGTTATACGCTTAATTGTGGATAACACATTTACCAGCCATCGCTAA
- a CDS encoding 5' nucleotidase, NT5C type yields the protein MSITRKPRIAIDMDEVLADTIDKFIELYKQRHQHEVILADMHGMEIGQALPQHLSSTVRAYVNERGFFRDIKVMPGSQQVVKALMEHYDVYIASAAMEFKYSLEDKQAWLEEHFPFISWTNIIFCGHKILDVDIMIDDRIKNFVTFKGRKLLYTSPHNVLVDGFERVNNWQDVADKLLNG from the coding sequence ATGAGCATCACCCGGAAACCACGCATCGCCATTGATATGGACGAGGTATTGGCAGATACCATTGATAAATTTATTGAACTTTATAAACAACGCCACCAGCATGAAGTAATATTGGCCGATATGCACGGCATGGAAATTGGGCAGGCTTTACCTCAGCACCTGAGCAGTACGGTAAGGGCATATGTTAACGAGCGCGGATTTTTCAGGGACATTAAAGTAATGCCCGGCAGCCAGCAGGTAGTAAAAGCACTTATGGAACATTACGATGTATACATAGCATCGGCGGCTATGGAGTTTAAGTATTCGCTGGAGGATAAACAGGCCTGGCTTGAGGAGCACTTCCCTTTTATATCATGGACGAACATTATTTTTTGCGGACACAAAATACTGGATGTTGATATTATGATTGACGACCGCATTAAAAACTTTGTAACTTTTAAAGGGCGCAAACTGTTGTATACATCGCCGCATAATGTATTGGTTGATGGTTTTGAAAGGGTAAACAACTGGCAGGATGTTGCCGATAAATTATTGAATGGATAG
- a CDS encoding 30S ribosomal protein S16, translated as MATKIRLQRHGKKGKPFYYIVVADARAPRDGRFIERLGSYNPNTNPATIEINFDKTLEWVNTGAQPTDTCRAILSYKGVLYKKHLEGGVKKGALTEEQAAEKFAAWTDAKEGKITGKKTSLVVAKDEARKLALAAEAKKKEEKAAAIAAKNAPVAEEVAAEEAPAEDAE; from the coding sequence ATGGCAACTAAAATCAGACTGCAAAGACACGGTAAAAAAGGAAAACCTTTTTACTACATCGTAGTAGCAGATGCCCGCGCACCACGCGACGGTCGTTTTATTGAGCGTTTAGGTTCATACAACCCAAACACCAACCCTGCAACTATAGAAATTAATTTCGACAAAACTTTAGAATGGGTTAACACAGGTGCCCAGCCTACCGATACTTGTCGTGCTATCCTTTCATACAAAGGTGTGCTGTACAAAAAACACTTAGAAGGTGGCGTTAAAAAAGGCGCTTTAACTGAAGAACAAGCTGCAGAAAAATTTGCGGCCTGGACTGATGCTAAAGAAGGCAAAATCACCGGTAAAAAAACCAGCTTAGTAGTTGCAAAAGACGAAGCCCGTAAATTGGCTTTGGCTGCAGAGGCTAAAAAGAAGGAAGAAAAAGCTGCTGCAATAGCTGCTAAAAATGCTCCTGTTGCCGAAGAAGTTGCTGCTGAAGAAGCTCCGGCTGAAGACGCAGAATAA
- the rimM gene encoding ribosome maturation factor RimM (Essential for efficient processing of 16S rRNA), with protein sequence MKTEDCFRVGSILKTKGLKGEMQIYVDFDSLDGIKFDALFIDMAGKMIPYFVQSIKYLQKSNAYLFLEDVDTIEKASLLVKRDLYLPNKLKPKKKKAEFTLNDVEGFMAIDETHGELGEIIQVQEYPQQLIATVMFKGKEVLFPLNVEIIKGIDIDASEIYIDLPEGLLDVYLEG encoded by the coding sequence ATGAAAACCGAAGATTGTTTCAGGGTTGGCAGTATACTGAAAACCAAAGGCCTTAAGGGCGAAATGCAGATATATGTAGATTTTGATAGCCTGGATGGTATTAAATTCGACGCCCTTTTTATTGATATGGCTGGCAAAATGATCCCTTATTTCGTACAATCTATCAAGTACCTGCAAAAAAGCAATGCCTATTTGTTTTTGGAGGATGTGGATACCATTGAAAAAGCAAGCCTACTTGTAAAACGCGACCTGTACCTACCCAACAAACTGAAGCCTAAAAAGAAAAAAGCCGAATTTACTCTGAACGATGTAGAAGGTTTTATGGCCATCGACGAAACCCACGGCGAGCTTGGCGAAATAATCCAGGTACAAGAGTATCCGCAGCAACTGATAGCCACCGTTATGTTTAAAGGTAAAGAGGTGCTTTTCCCGCTGAATGTGGAGATTATTAAAGGTATTGATATAGATGCCAGCGAAATTTATATCGATTTGCCCGAGGGATTGCTTGATGTTTATCTGGAGGGATAG
- a CDS encoding helix-turn-helix transcriptional regulator — protein sequence MKNNIRVERAIKNITQADLAQAIGVSRQTINTIESNRYVPSTVLALKIARVFGKPVEEVFTLDEED from the coding sequence ATGAAAAACAACATACGGGTGGAGCGCGCTATCAAAAACATAACCCAGGCCGATTTGGCCCAGGCTATCGGGGTATCGCGCCAAACTATTAATACCATCGAGAGCAACCGCTACGTGCCATCAACGGTGCTGGCCTTAAAAATAGCCCGCGTATTTGGCAAACCGGTTGAAGAGGTTTTTACCTTGGATGAAGAAGATTAA
- a CDS encoding VOC family protein, which yields MKDKPTFAPELAIPNGVKDISFYIEAFGAEELRRFSNDDGTIHVSELSINGAMFHLHEQTPHSGLHSLNGGRHSVVVGLFVEDVHAVIEQAVTAGAKITSPVQDYEYGYRQGSIEDPFGHRWQIQKSI from the coding sequence ATGAAAGATAAACCCACTTTCGCCCCCGAACTGGCCATACCCAATGGCGTAAAAGACATTAGCTTTTATATTGAAGCTTTTGGTGCAGAAGAACTCCGGCGTTTCAGCAACGATGATGGAACTATACATGTGTCCGAATTATCCATTAACGGAGCCATGTTTCATCTCCACGAACAAACGCCACACTCAGGTTTGCACAGCCTGAATGGTGGCAGGCATTCTGTGGTTGTTGGATTATTTGTTGAGGATGTGCATGCCGTTATTGAGCAGGCCGTTACTGCCGGCGCAAAAATTACCTCGCCAGTGCAGGATTATGAGTATGGTTACAGGCAGGGCAGTATTGAAGATCCATTTGGGCACCGGTGGCAGATACAGAAGTCGATATAG
- a CDS encoding VOC family protein — protein sequence MANHPTFGNGKICYIEIPADDIAVSAAFFQKTFGWHIRQDNQGNVSFDDGVGQVSGMWVTGRKPQAEPGLIISIMVDDAEATVATIAANGGNIVQPIGKDFPEITALFTDPGGNLWSIYQHRG from the coding sequence ATGGCAAACCACCCAACTTTTGGTAATGGCAAAATCTGTTACATCGAGATCCCTGCGGATGATATCGCGGTATCAGCGGCTTTTTTTCAAAAGACATTTGGCTGGCACATCCGGCAGGACAACCAGGGGAATGTCTCTTTTGATGACGGTGTTGGCCAGGTAAGCGGCATGTGGGTAACCGGCCGCAAGCCCCAGGCAGAACCAGGCCTGATTATATCTATTATGGTTGATGATGCTGAAGCTACGGTGGCAACGATTGCAGCCAATGGTGGCAATATAGTACAACCAATAGGTAAAGACTTTCCGGAGATAACGGCCCTATTTACAGATCCGGGCGGTAATTTATGGAGCATTTATCAGCATAGGGGATAG
- the trmD gene encoding tRNA (guanosine(37)-N1)-methyltransferase TrmD yields the protein MRFDIISVLPGLLESPFAHSILQRAQKKGIAEIHVHNLRDYSTQKQKSVDDYPYGGGSGMVMTIAPFAACIEKLKAEREYDEVIFMSPDGERLNQAIANQLSIKGNIIILCGHYKGIDQRIRDIYVTREISIGDYVLSGGELPAAVLVDAIVRLIPGVLSDETSALSDSFQDDMLDAPVYTRPADWNGHKVPDILLSGNTPEIEKWRFEQALERTKQRRPDLLE from the coding sequence ATGCGTTTTGATATTATTTCTGTTTTGCCCGGTTTACTGGAAAGCCCTTTTGCACATTCTATTTTACAGCGTGCCCAAAAAAAGGGCATTGCCGAAATTCATGTGCATAACCTGCGCGACTACTCCACCCAAAAACAAAAAAGTGTCGATGACTATCCCTACGGCGGTGGAAGCGGTATGGTAATGACCATCGCGCCCTTCGCGGCCTGTATCGAAAAGCTGAAAGCCGAAAGAGAATATGATGAAGTAATATTCATGTCGCCCGATGGCGAGCGGCTTAACCAGGCTATCGCCAACCAGCTATCTATTAAGGGCAACATCATTATTTTATGCGGACATTATAAAGGAATTGATCAGCGCATCCGCGATATTTATGTTACCCGCGAAATTAGCATAGGCGATTATGTACTATCAGGCGGCGAGTTACCTGCAGCAGTTTTGGTTGATGCCATTGTGCGCCTTATCCCTGGCGTACTCAGTGACGAAACCTCGGCCCTAAGCGACTCGTTCCAGGACGATATGCTGGATGCCCCTGTATACACCCGCCCCGCCGACTGGAATGGCCACAAAGTGCCTGATATCCTTTTAAGTGGCAACACTCCCGAAATTGAAAAATGGCGCTTTGAGCAGGCGCTTGAACGCACAAAGCAGCGGAGGCCGGATTTGTTGGAGTGA
- a CDS encoding RNA polymerase sigma factor: MNPSQEAQLIEQCRTDAAAFGQVFDAWYKPVFGYIMRRTGDYDLSKDIAAETFLKAFLKIGGFQWRGIRLSSWLYRIATNELNQYYRSSKYKPQSLQQLMENPQMEKLLHENADDEREVMEQELKAYDDYNRIRQNLLKLDIKYQEVISLRYFEQKSNAEISEILGKNEGTIKSLLSRGLEKLRNML; encoded by the coding sequence ATGAACCCCAGCCAGGAAGCCCAGCTTATTGAACAATGCCGAACGGATGCGGCTGCTTTTGGGCAGGTGTTTGACGCGTGGTACAAACCTGTATTTGGCTATATTATGCGCCGCACAGGCGACTATGATTTATCGAAGGATATTGCAGCCGAGACTTTTTTAAAAGCTTTTTTAAAAATTGGCGGCTTTCAATGGCGGGGCATCCGCCTATCGTCATGGCTGTACCGCATAGCTACCAACGAGCTTAACCAATATTACCGCAGCAGTAAGTACAAGCCACAATCGTTACAGCAACTGATGGAAAACCCACAGATGGAGAAGCTGCTGCATGAAAACGCCGACGACGAACGGGAGGTGATGGAGCAGGAACTTAAAGCTTATGACGATTATAACCGGATACGCCAGAACCTGCTGAAACTGGACATAAAATACCAGGAGGTAATCTCGTTGCGCTATTTTGAGCAAAAAAGCAATGCCGAGATTAGCGAGATATTGGGTAAAAACGAAGGAACGATTAAGTCGCTGCTATCGCGCGGATTGGAGAAATTAAGAAACATGTTGTAG